Proteins from one Impatiens glandulifera chromosome 2, dImpGla2.1, whole genome shotgun sequence genomic window:
- the LOC124927925 gene encoding pathogenesis-related genes transcriptional activator PTI6-like: MDMDMDFIPVKFTQHITTTNKTTTKLKKQKTTTTDYNNNSLPKIIRISVTDPEATDSEDDDDSLQPTCRKRVKRYINEVSINPPSKTRRPTARNRQPVKNPLPAAGNVIKKFRGVRQRPWGKWAAEIRDPTKRVRLWLGTYDTAEEAAMVYDNAAIKLRGPEALTNFVPPKEKEQNRTSSVSGEASTMSEEDRVSLSSPTSVLRLSNLEAEGRRLNIISEEEIKNEKEEEKEMSLKTTDECCLWGKEEDEALFSDDFFNLGSNPESSMLLFEDSMLMDDDHRGDYYLGGDHLDDTTTMDICDMESWRVEDYFFDDFFTSEEPLSF; this comes from the coding sequence ATGGACATGGACATGGATTTCATACCAGTTAAATTCACTCAACACATAACCACCACCAATAAAACAACAACTAAACTCAAGAAACAGAAAACCACCACCACCGACTACAACAACAACTCTCTTCCCAAGATTATACGGATTTCCGTCACCGATCCTGAAGCAACCGATTCAGAAGATGACGACGATTCCCTCCAACCCACCTGCCGGAAAAGAGTCAAGAGGTACATCAACGAAGTATCAATCAACCCACCTTCCAAAACCCGACGACCCACCGCCAGAAATAGACAGCCCGTCAAAAATCCTCTGCCGGCGGCAGGGAATGTCATCAAGAAATTTCGGGGAGTTCGGCAACGGCCGTGGGGTAAATGGGCGGCGGAGATAAGGGATCCGACTAAACGTGTCAGACTATGGTTGGGTACCTACGACACTGCGGAAGAAGCTGCTATGGTTTATGATAATGCTGCTATAAAGTTGAGAGGTCCTGAAGCATTAACTAACTTTGTGCCGCCAAAGGAGAAGGAACAAAACAGAACCTCCTCTGTTTCAGGGGAGGCATCGACGATGTCAGAGGAGGATAGGGTCAGCTTGTCGTCGCCGACTTCGGTGCTCCGGTTAAGTAACTTGGAGGCGGAGGGGCGGCGGTTGAATATTATAAGTGAAGAAGAAATTAAGAATGAGAAggaggaagaaaaagaaatgagCTTGAAAACAACAGATGAATGTTGTTTATGGGGGAAGGAGGAGGATGAGGCTCTGTTCTCCGACGATTTCTTTAATTTGGGATCTAATCCAGAGTCATCAATGTTACTGTTTGAGGATTCAATGTTAATGGACGATGATCATCGTGGTGATTACTATCTGGGAGGAGATCATTTGGATGATACAACAACAATGGATATTTGTGATATGGAATCGTGGCGAGTTGAAGACTACTTTTTTGATGATTTCTTTACTTCTGAAGAACCTCTAAGTTTCTAG
- the LOC124925949 gene encoding plastid division protein PDV1-like, with amino-acid sequence MEIEAAMEKIWDLHDKLSDAIHSISRTHYLNSIGSSVAKSLDAFPPPPPTFFANRTKPSPNEEDNHHRYGFVYVKDFPPSDDNNSSIQEAKSLNAIRTALENLEDQLEFFHCVQTQQRADRDAGIARLEESRIILAMRLSEHKGNKYKVIEEAQEFIGNVIKDESWFDNSRKTHNKGMRSADLVKNAIYGAHKSLKDQLAGGGLFGNAALIAISAVAILLQLRKGSGGNGENSTTTTVLDLKRAVMSTQSNKLDVMLSRG; translated from the exons ATGGAGATCGAAGCGGCAATGGAGAAGATCTGGGACCTACACGACAAGCTCAGCGATGCAATTCACTCAATTTCTAGAACTCACTATCTCAATTCCATCGGCTCCTCCGTTGCTAAATCCCTAGATGcttttcctcctcctcctccaaccTTCTTCGCCAACAGGACGAAGCCCTCGCCCAACGAGGAAGACAATCACCACCGCTATGGATTCGTCTACGTCAAGGATTTCCCGCCGTCCGATGACAACAATTCCTCCATTCAGGAAGCGAAGAGTTTGAATGCCATCCGAACCGCTCTCGAGAATCTCGAGGACCAGCTCGAGTTCTTCCAT TGTGTACAAACGCAGCAGAGAGCTGATAGAGATGCAGGGATTGCTCGTCTGGAGGAAAGCAGGATTATCCTTGCGATGAGATTGTCTGAACACAAAGGTAACAAATACAAAGTGATTGAAGAAGCCCAAGAATTTATAGGGAATGTTATAAAGGATGAGTCTTGGTTTGATAACTCAAGAAAAACTCATAATAAAGGAATGAGATCTGCGGATCTTGTAAAAAACGCAATCTATGGTGCCCATAAATCTCTCAAGGATCAATTGGCTGGTGGTGGGTTGTTTGGCAATGCTGCTTTGATTGCAATTAGCGCGGTTGCAATATTGCTACAGCTGCGTAAAGGTTCTGGTGGGAATGGTGAGAATTCTACTACTACTACTGTATTAGACCTCAAGAGAGCAGTAATGTCTACACAATCTAATAAGTTGGATGTGATGTTGTCTAGAGGTTGA